One segment of Maridesulfovibrio ferrireducens DNA contains the following:
- the pheT gene encoding phenylalanine--tRNA ligase subunit beta, with product MLLSMQWLRDFVPYEGEIQELGDRLTMLGLELEEIYNPFEAISPIVVGHIVECGAHPEADKLSVCKVDVGEAELLDIVCGASNVAKGQNVPVAKVGTIIPGGLKIKKAKLRGIKSHGMICSERELELSDAHEGIMVLPETLKAGQNFVEAMNLETTILDLGVTPNRADCLSILGIARETALGFNLPLTMPKLNLIESGGNAADMLKINIDDPELCPLYQARILEGAVIKPSPDWMRFRLLSVGVRPISNIVDVTNYILFELGQPLHAFDRDLLKGNSIRVGLASEGLKFSTLDEQERTLKDADLLIWDSERPVALAGVMGGMNSEISNESKNVVLESAVFRPGLIRKTARRLSLPSEASYRFERGVDQQLNTFAMNRAAQLMSELSGANVISGVAKNEPTPWQTRTHDYRHARCNSWLGLSLDPEFSKNAFTLMGLEVNDSDADRWKVTTPSFRLDLEREADLYEEVARFFGMDKIPSVLPRISKTFDSAVLADTPYGFFRRVKQWGRGVGLHEAINYSFVGDEDLDLLGLPTEGRVHIANPLSEDQNVLRTELAPGMLNTVRHNLAQGNTHIRIFEIAKNFVEDTTSDTNTREQTRIGVMLTGQRNAAEWPHEHGDADYLDVKGLIEHLICDLKLETPEVSLVEDHSYLEPCIKIECGNDEVGFMGMIKPDIADKYHAKKEIWMADLNAELLREKVMNHDIQFALLPVFPPSRRDVTAIAPVSLHAEAIQKAILGLKLPLLESVELVTVFTPEGQDKERNISFRLTYRHAKKTLKDKEVDKEHAKVLSALEKALPVRF from the coding sequence ATGCTTTTAAGCATGCAATGGCTACGCGATTTCGTTCCTTACGAAGGCGAAATTCAGGAGCTTGGCGACAGACTGACTATGCTCGGCCTTGAGCTGGAAGAAATTTACAATCCTTTTGAAGCTATCTCTCCCATAGTTGTCGGACACATTGTTGAATGTGGCGCGCACCCTGAAGCTGATAAACTTTCAGTTTGTAAAGTTGATGTCGGAGAAGCTGAACTTCTGGATATCGTCTGCGGCGCATCCAACGTTGCCAAAGGACAAAATGTCCCCGTAGCAAAAGTCGGGACAATTATTCCCGGCGGCCTTAAAATTAAAAAGGCTAAGCTTCGCGGTATTAAGTCTCACGGCATGATCTGTTCCGAAAGAGAGCTCGAACTTTCTGATGCCCATGAAGGCATCATGGTTCTTCCCGAAACATTGAAAGCTGGACAGAATTTTGTTGAGGCGATGAACCTCGAGACAACAATTCTCGACCTTGGAGTCACTCCTAACAGAGCTGACTGTCTTTCTATTTTGGGTATCGCCAGAGAAACAGCTCTCGGCTTCAACCTGCCGCTTACCATGCCCAAGCTCAATCTTATTGAGTCCGGCGGCAACGCAGCAGATATGTTGAAAATTAATATCGACGATCCAGAACTCTGCCCTCTTTATCAGGCCAGAATTCTTGAAGGCGCTGTTATCAAACCCTCCCCTGACTGGATGCGTTTCCGCCTTCTTTCAGTCGGAGTTAGACCCATCAGCAATATCGTTGACGTTACTAACTATATTCTTTTTGAACTTGGACAGCCTCTGCACGCGTTTGACCGCGATCTGCTGAAAGGCAATTCCATCAGAGTCGGACTTGCTTCCGAAGGACTTAAGTTCTCCACTCTTGATGAGCAGGAACGGACTCTTAAAGATGCCGATCTTCTTATCTGGGACTCTGAACGCCCGGTAGCTCTTGCCGGAGTTATGGGCGGCATGAATTCTGAGATCAGCAATGAGTCAAAAAATGTAGTCCTTGAAAGCGCAGTTTTCAGACCCGGATTAATCCGTAAAACAGCCCGCAGACTATCTCTGCCTTCTGAGGCTTCTTACAGATTCGAACGCGGCGTAGATCAGCAGCTTAATACTTTTGCAATGAACAGAGCAGCTCAGCTTATGAGTGAACTCTCCGGTGCAAATGTTATTTCAGGAGTTGCCAAGAACGAACCGACACCTTGGCAGACCCGCACTCATGATTATCGCCATGCCCGCTGTAATTCATGGCTCGGACTTTCACTTGATCCGGAATTCAGCAAGAATGCGTTCACCCTCATGGGACTCGAAGTAAATGACTCCGACGCAGACCGCTGGAAAGTAACCACTCCTTCATTCAGACTTGACCTCGAACGTGAGGCTGACCTTTACGAAGAAGTTGCGCGTTTCTTCGGTATGGATAAAATCCCTTCCGTTCTTCCACGCATTTCCAAAACTTTTGATTCAGCAGTACTAGCCGATACACCTTACGGCTTCTTCCGCAGAGTTAAGCAATGGGGACGCGGTGTAGGCCTGCATGAGGCTATCAACTACAGCTTTGTAGGTGATGAAGATCTGGATCTGCTTGGACTTCCCACCGAAGGACGAGTTCACATAGCAAACCCGCTAAGTGAAGATCAGAATGTACTGCGTACCGAGCTTGCTCCGGGAATGCTGAATACTGTCCGCCATAATCTGGCACAGGGCAATACTCATATCAGAATTTTTGAAATCGCTAAAAACTTTGTGGAAGATACTACGTCCGACACAAACACCCGTGAGCAGACCAGAATAGGCGTCATGCTCACAGGACAGAGAAATGCTGCTGAATGGCCGCATGAACACGGCGACGCCGACTACCTCGATGTTAAAGGGCTTATTGAACATCTTATTTGTGACCTTAAACTGGAAACTCCTGAAGTTTCTCTCGTTGAAGACCACTCATATCTTGAACCTTGCATCAAAATTGAATGCGGCAACGACGAAGTTGGATTCATGGGTATGATCAAACCTGATATCGCTGACAAATATCATGCTAAAAAGGAAATTTGGATGGCAGACCTCAATGCCGAGCTCCTGCGTGAAAAAGTCATGAATCATGATATCCAATTTGCTCTGCTCCCGGTTTTCCCTCCTTCAAGAAGAGACGTAACCGCAATAGCCCCTGTCTCCCTTCATGCTGAGGCAATCCAAAAGGCAATTCTCGGACTGAAACTGCCACTGCTTGAATCAGTCGAACTGGTTACTGTCTTCACCCCGGAAGGACAGGACAAAGAACGCAATATATCCTTCCGCCTGACTTACCGTCACGCCAAAAAAACTCTGAAGGATAAAGAAGTAGATAAGGAACATGCAAAAGTGCTTTCCGCTCTGGAAAAAGCGCTTCCTGTTCGTTTCTAA
- a CDS encoding acyl-[acyl-carrier-protein] thioesterase, which yields MNDTMIISSVVPAYETGPDDRMHYHWLMCRLQEAATMHADREGFGVAQLGDKNCFWVLTSMRIEIKKLPRREKNFSLTTWSKGAKRLRAFREFSGCDESGNEIVRASSEWMILDSETGKPLNIDLLGLDLLPKTKSIFKDELKRIRPGKPENELNNFRIPYSSLDASGHVNNTEYLRWGMDALRTYGAAPKNINSIRIAFLSEVFEGNTLKILNCEKNQQGFELVGFNETENKTAFALQVQ from the coding sequence ATGAATGATACCATGATTATAAGCTCTGTCGTCCCGGCATATGAAACAGGGCCGGACGACAGAATGCATTACCATTGGCTGATGTGCCGATTACAGGAAGCAGCGACCATGCACGCCGACCGTGAAGGGTTCGGAGTAGCGCAGTTAGGTGATAAAAACTGCTTCTGGGTGCTGACATCCATGCGTATTGAGATAAAAAAACTCCCGCGTCGGGAAAAAAACTTTTCTCTCACAACATGGTCAAAGGGCGCGAAAAGGCTCAGAGCATTTCGTGAGTTTTCAGGATGCGATGAAAGCGGAAATGAAATTGTCCGCGCAAGCTCGGAATGGATGATATTAGATTCCGAAACAGGAAAACCCTTGAATATAGATTTATTAGGCTTAGACCTTCTCCCGAAAACTAAATCCATATTTAAAGATGAACTAAAAAGAATCCGCCCCGGCAAACCTGAAAATGAACTTAATAACTTCCGCATCCCCTACAGTTCACTTGACGCAAGCGGTCACGTTAACAACACCGAATATCTAAGGTGGGGTATGGATGCCCTTCGGACCTACGGCGCTGCCCCGAAAAACATTAACTCGATTCGTATAGCTTTTCTTTCCGAAGTTTTTGAAGGTAACACTCTTAAAATCCTGAACTGTGAAAAAAATCAGCAAGGATTTGAATTAGTGGGCTTTAACGAAACCGAAAATAAAACGGCCTTTGCTCTTCAAGTGCAATGA
- the rpmI gene encoding 50S ribosomal protein L35: MPKMKTRRGAAKRFTKTGTGKFKRRRQGLRHILTKKNAKRKSRLGQSTLVDSANIGQVKRMLPYA; this comes from the coding sequence ATGCCAAAAATGAAAACTAGAAGAGGCGCTGCAAAGCGTTTCACTAAAACTGGTACTGGAAAATTCAAGCGCCGCAGACAGGGTCTTCGTCATATCCTGACAAAGAAAAATGCAAAGCGTAAGAGCAGATTAGGTCAGAGCACACTCGTTGACAGCGCCAATATTGGTCAAGTCAAACGCATGCTCCCCTACGCATAA
- the infC gene encoding translation initiation factor IF-3, with protein sequence MAFHKDGRRPYRREDGARRNERIRVPQVRVIDDQGEQLGVISTADALELAMSRGLDLVEVAEKEDPPVCKIMDYGKFKYQQQKRKQEAKKKQTVIQIKEVKFRPKTDEHDYQTKLKHIRRFLDDGDRCKVTIFFRGREIVHKDRGLIVLERVREDTKDIAKMDQAPRSEGRTMNMMLAPIKK encoded by the coding sequence ATAGCTTTTCATAAAGACGGCAGGCGCCCCTATCGCAGGGAAGACGGAGCCCGACGAAACGAACGTATTCGAGTTCCTCAGGTTAGAGTTATTGATGATCAAGGCGAGCAGTTGGGAGTAATTTCAACAGCTGATGCGCTTGAACTAGCTATGAGCCGAGGACTTGATTTGGTAGAAGTTGCAGAAAAGGAAGATCCACCTGTATGCAAGATTATGGACTATGGTAAGTTCAAGTATCAGCAGCAGAAGCGCAAGCAGGAAGCCAAAAAGAAGCAAACTGTCATCCAGATCAAGGAAGTAAAGTTTCGACCAAAAACCGATGAGCACGATTACCAGACAAAGCTCAAGCATATTCGCCGTTTCCTTGATGACGGTGATAGATGCAAGGTCACCATATTTTTCCGAGGACGGGAAATCGTCCACAAGGACAGAGGGTTGATTGTCTTGGAACGCGTCAGAGAAGATACTAAGGATATCGCCAAAATGGACCAGGCGCCTAGATCTGAAGGCCGCACCATGAACATGATGTTGGCTCCTATAAAAAAATAA
- a CDS encoding TetR family transcriptional regulator gives MARKTKEEAEKTRQALLSSAFKVFSTKGYAKTTLQDIAEDSGVTRGAVYWHFKNKTDLFEKLLDHAFLPVQSIIFSKFDDKSSPEEILVTLMKIWLNHATSDKNFRTAFEIIFNKTEWSDELMPFKLKYKNEEFKFIKQVELIFERGINEGVFRKDLKPAVASAFYYSSLFGLAQYSLFFEEELDINKEIDMFINMFLHSCLCKK, from the coding sequence ATGGCGCGTAAGACCAAAGAAGAAGCAGAAAAGACCAGACAAGCCTTGCTCTCGTCTGCTTTTAAAGTATTCAGCACTAAAGGCTATGCTAAAACAACACTGCAAGATATTGCTGAGGATTCCGGAGTCACCCGGGGCGCAGTCTACTGGCATTTTAAAAATAAAACCGACCTGTTCGAAAAACTGCTTGATCATGCTTTTCTTCCCGTTCAAAGCATTATTTTTTCTAAATTTGATGACAAATCCTCCCCAGAAGAAATTCTTGTCACCCTTATGAAAATATGGCTTAACCATGCCACTTCTGACAAAAATTTTCGCACAGCATTTGAAATAATTTTCAATAAAACCGAATGGTCAGATGAACTTATGCCCTTCAAACTCAAGTATAAAAATGAAGAGTTTAAGTTTATCAAACAAGTTGAATTGATTTTTGAACGGGGAATTAATGAAGGCGTTTTCCGTAAGGATTTAAAACCGGCGGTAGCCTCAGCATTTTATTACTCCAGCCTTTTCGGGCTCGCGCAATATTCTCTTTTTTTTGAAGAAGAACTTGATATCAACAAAGAAATTGACATGTTTATAAACATGTTTTTACACTCATGCCTATGCAAAAAATAA
- the pheS gene encoding phenylalanine--tRNA ligase subunit alpha, with the protein MSDAKSLLQELESLVPECKARLDQASSLSDLEELRIENLGRKGRLAKIMSGLPSLSSEDKPVAGKKANEVKTALTELIEGRQSQLERAAITESLSRFDPTMPGRTPHKGSLHPVTLVMDEICDVFVGLGFEVVTGPEVENDWYNFEALNIPPEHPARDMQDTLYISDSILLRTHTSPLQIRTMKDRNPPLAAIAPGKVYRRDSDLTHTPMFHQIEGFLVDQNVSMADLRGTLTAFVHQLFGPKTEVRFRPSFFPFTEPSAEVDISCVMCGGKGHIDGKPCRVCKQTGWVEILGCGMMDPNVMEAVDYDTEKYSGFAFGLGIERVAMLKYGIGDLRMFFENDIRFLEQFS; encoded by the coding sequence ATGTCGGACGCAAAGTCCCTGCTACAGGAACTGGAAAGCCTGGTCCCGGAGTGTAAAGCTCGTCTGGACCAGGCTTCTTCTTTATCAGATCTGGAAGAACTCAGGATTGAAAACCTTGGCCGCAAGGGTCGCCTTGCCAAGATTATGTCCGGTCTTCCCTCCCTCTCCAGTGAAGATAAACCCGTCGCAGGTAAAAAAGCCAACGAAGTCAAAACAGCTCTCACAGAACTGATAGAGGGAAGGCAGTCCCAGCTTGAAAGAGCTGCCATAACAGAGAGCTTATCCCGTTTCGACCCGACTATGCCCGGTCGCACTCCTCACAAAGGATCACTCCATCCTGTCACTTTGGTGATGGATGAAATTTGTGATGTGTTCGTCGGACTTGGTTTTGAAGTCGTAACCGGACCGGAAGTCGAAAACGACTGGTACAATTTTGAAGCCCTGAACATTCCGCCTGAGCACCCCGCAAGGGACATGCAGGATACTCTGTATATTTCAGACTCTATTCTGCTGCGCACGCATACTTCACCTTTGCAGATTCGCACCATGAAGGATAGAAATCCTCCTTTGGCTGCTATCGCTCCGGGTAAAGTATACCGCCGGGATTCAGATCTTACCCATACCCCTATGTTCCACCAGATCGAAGGCTTTCTGGTAGATCAAAATGTCAGTATGGCGGATCTCAGAGGCACGCTTACCGCATTCGTTCATCAGCTTTTCGGACCGAAAACAGAAGTTCGTTTCCGTCCAAGTTTCTTTCCATTTACCGAACCTAGCGCGGAAGTTGATATTTCCTGCGTTATGTGCGGCGGAAAAGGACATATCGACGGTAAACCTTGCCGAGTCTGCAAACAGACAGGCTGGGTTGAAATTCTTGGTTGCGGAATGATGGACCCCAACGTCATGGAAGCGGTCGACTACGACACCGAAAAATATTCCGGTTTCGCATTCGGACTAGGTATCGAACGCGTTGCTATGCTGAAATACGGCATCGGCGATCTGCGTATGTTTTTTGAAAACGATATCCGGTTTCTAGAACAGTTTTCCTAA
- the thrS gene encoding threonine--tRNA ligase — translation MLVAGNEIEVEQGATIGEVLKEALSKKQFKSAVAAKCCDSFIDLSSPVPADCTTLEPVMDTSDEGIEIIRHSTAHLMAEAVKKLFPTAKVTIGPSIAKGFYYDFEYERPFTPEDLETIEAEMLRRVGANEEFSREELSSADAREKFDKMGEAYKVELIDDLGAETVSIYTNGDFCDLCRGPHVARTGMLKAFKLLSVAGAYWRGDENRAQLQRIYGTAFADAKTLKKHLHHLEEAKKRDHRKLGTQLDLFSVNNEVGAGMIIWHPKGALIRAVLEDFERKEHLKRGYSFVQGPLILKRELWERSGHYDNYRENMYFTEIDDQAYGIKPMNCLSHMLVFKSRIRSYRDLPQRYFELGVVHRHEKSGVLHGLLRVRSFTQDDAHILCRQDQLRDEIIGVAKFVGDIMKLFGFDYEAEISTKPEKAIGSEEDWDKATFALKDALDTMGMEYSINEGDGAFYGPKIDIIIKDALDRRWQCATIQCDFTLPDRFDLVYVGEDGAKHRPVMLHRVILGSIERFIGVLLEHTGGAMPAWLSPVQAKILTVTDTQNEFAEKVLRFLQEKGIRAEVDIRNEKLGYKVREAQLEKIPYMLIIGDNEVAAESVNVRARDGEDPGLKPLDEAAELISTAINEPFKRGGMSYSFS, via the coding sequence ATGCTAGTTGCAGGAAATGAAATTGAAGTAGAGCAAGGCGCCACAATCGGCGAAGTGCTCAAAGAAGCCCTGTCTAAAAAACAGTTCAAGAGTGCTGTTGCGGCAAAATGCTGCGACTCATTTATTGACCTTTCATCCCCCGTTCCTGCGGACTGCACAACGCTTGAACCCGTCATGGATACGTCTGATGAAGGAATTGAAATAATCCGTCACTCCACAGCTCACCTTATGGCTGAAGCTGTTAAAAAACTTTTCCCCACAGCAAAAGTGACCATCGGCCCTTCAATTGCCAAAGGTTTTTACTACGACTTCGAATACGAACGCCCTTTTACACCTGAAGACCTTGAGACTATTGAAGCCGAAATGCTTCGCCGTGTAGGTGCTAACGAAGAATTTTCAAGAGAAGAGCTTTCCAGCGCAGATGCCAGAGAAAAATTCGACAAAATGGGTGAAGCCTACAAGGTAGAACTTATTGACGACCTCGGCGCTGAAACTGTTTCTATCTATACAAACGGCGATTTCTGCGATCTTTGTCGTGGACCTCACGTTGCCCGCACAGGTATGCTCAAAGCTTTCAAGCTCCTATCTGTTGCAGGAGCCTACTGGCGCGGCGATGAAAATCGCGCCCAGCTTCAGCGTATATACGGAACCGCTTTTGCGGATGCTAAAACGCTGAAAAAACACCTTCACCACCTCGAAGAAGCCAAAAAACGCGATCACCGCAAACTCGGAACTCAGCTGGATCTTTTTTCAGTGAACAACGAAGTCGGCGCAGGAATGATCATCTGGCATCCGAAAGGAGCTCTCATCAGAGCTGTCCTTGAAGACTTCGAACGCAAAGAACATCTGAAACGCGGTTATAGTTTTGTTCAGGGTCCGCTTATTCTCAAAAGAGAACTATGGGAACGCTCCGGACATTACGACAACTATCGTGAAAATATGTATTTTACTGAGATTGACGATCAGGCATACGGCATCAAACCTATGAACTGTCTTTCTCACATGCTGGTTTTTAAATCCAGAATTCGCAGCTATCGCGACCTTCCACAGCGCTATTTTGAGCTGGGAGTCGTACATCGCCACGAAAAATCAGGTGTTCTGCACGGATTGTTGAGAGTGCGCTCCTTTACTCAGGATGATGCACACATTCTCTGCCGTCAGGATCAACTCAGAGATGAAATTATCGGCGTAGCAAAATTCGTCGGTGATATAATGAAACTTTTCGGATTTGACTATGAAGCTGAAATCAGCACCAAGCCTGAAAAGGCTATCGGTTCCGAAGAAGATTGGGATAAAGCTACTTTTGCACTGAAAGATGCACTCGATACAATGGGCATGGAGTATTCAATTAATGAAGGTGATGGTGCTTTTTACGGCCCCAAAATCGACATAATTATCAAAGATGCGCTTGACCGTCGTTGGCAGTGTGCTACTATTCAGTGTGATTTTACCTTGCCAGACAGGTTCGACTTAGTATATGTGGGCGAAGACGGTGCGAAACACAGACCAGTAATGCTACATCGCGTCATCCTCGGCTCCATTGAAAGATTCATCGGAGTCCTGCTCGAACACACAGGTGGAGCAATGCCCGCTTGGTTATCTCCTGTTCAGGCAAAAATACTTACTGTTACTGACACTCAGAACGAATTCGCCGAAAAAGTCTTGCGATTTCTGCAAGAAAAGGGCATTCGTGCTGAGGTTGATATACGCAATGAGAAATTGGGCTACAAAGTACGGGAAGCTCAATTAGAAAAGATCCCGTACATGTTGATAATCGGCGACAACGAGGTCGCAGCGGAATCGGTCAATGTAAGGGCCCGCGACGGGGAAGACCCGGGACTCAAGCCTCTTGATGAAGCGGCAGAGCTTATTTCGACCGCCATCAACGAACCATTCAAACGCGGAGGCATGAGCTATAGCTTTTCATAA
- a CDS encoding TetR/AcrR family transcriptional regulator, which translates to MTIHATTLESPQLPLKMLILDAARKLFAEHGYAQVSMRKLATTIGYSPTTIYHHFKDKKELFLCLTEETYREFLQAINEILSVSKSPKAALKNILHTFVTMGLQNPNAYRVGFMMETDLWNAKNSHFEHNPLGKTMYDRINSCVKKCMPPGSSEEDILVTSNSVIAAAHGLTALLVTYPNFEWGPVEKLKRQVIDSAVDAIV; encoded by the coding sequence ATGACAATACATGCAACGACATTAGAAAGCCCTCAGCTTCCGCTTAAAATGCTGATACTTGATGCGGCGCGAAAACTCTTTGCTGAGCACGGCTACGCGCAGGTATCCATGCGCAAGCTGGCGACAACTATCGGCTATTCGCCTACTACTATATATCATCACTTCAAAGACAAAAAGGAATTATTCCTGTGTCTGACTGAAGAAACATATCGGGAATTTTTGCAGGCAATAAACGAGATTCTTTCCGTTTCGAAATCTCCGAAAGCTGCACTGAAAAATATTTTGCACACTTTCGTAACAATGGGACTTCAAAATCCTAACGCTTACAGAGTCGGATTTATGATGGAAACTGATCTATGGAATGCCAAAAACTCACACTTTGAGCATAATCCTCTGGGCAAAACCATGTACGACCGCATCAACTCGTGCGTGAAAAAATGTATGCCGCCAGGTTCGTCAGAAGAAGATATTCTTGTGACATCAAACTCAGTTATAGCAGCAGCACACGGACTTACCGCCCTGCTGGTAACATACCCGAACTTCGAATGGGGTCCGGTTGAAAAATTAAAAAGACAAGTCATCGACTCTGCAGTAGACGCAATCGTCTAA
- the shc gene encoding squalene--hopene cyclase, whose protein sequence is MNKNRKTPKNNVSKKSNRSRNQVVALLQPKEALKRVVSRFRSLQSPDGYWVFALEADVTIPSEYIMFQRFLNRKMDPKVAERLGNYIRSKQMPDGGWPLHDHDGPVNISASVKAYMALKVLGDDKEAEHMVRARQIILAKGGAETANVFTRICLATFGQLPWHCPPAMPIEIVLLPKWFFFHLTKVSYWSRSVIYPLLIIYAKKPVCNLRPEESVPELFCKPQEELIYIDRYRDKALRKNLFILLDRVMKRTIHLIPESIHNKALKYAENWTRDHMAGRGGIGAIFPAMANAVTAMSLLGYDESDPDYARGLQAVDDLMVDRFNVSEESPWEFTVVTGGRELSAAPELDISPNKGTAENLEQCMCQPCNSPIWDTCLTLSAIVEAGEDIDSKLVQSTIKWLFDQQIFFKGDWISKAPSLEGGGWAFQFENTFYPDLDDTAMVLMAMARAGVLEMEEHRENFIKSVNWLIGMQCTGGGYAAFDIDNDALYLNDIPFADHGALLDPPTSDLTARVLELLGVIGYDKSFRPIKEGIEFLKKEQEDDGSWFGRWGVNYIYGTWSVLCGLRQVGEDMNSSYVCKAVEWFENHQNKDGGWGETCLSYNDPRYAGMGESTPSQTSWALLGLMAAHKVNSKAVSKGIRYLLDTQKDDGSWDEKYFTGTGFPKVFYLRYHGYSQYFPMWALGVYERFSAGEDTQQILMRLSSPLDLGKKW, encoded by the coding sequence ATGAACAAAAATAGAAAGACACCAAAAAATAATGTGAGCAAAAAAAGCAACAGAAGCCGTAATCAGGTTGTAGCGCTATTGCAACCCAAAGAAGCTCTTAAACGAGTTGTCAGCCGCTTCCGCTCGCTGCAAAGTCCTGACGGATATTGGGTCTTCGCTCTTGAAGCAGATGTAACTATTCCATCAGAATATATAATGTTCCAGAGATTTTTGAACCGCAAAATGGACCCGAAAGTTGCTGAACGACTCGGTAACTACATCCGTTCCAAACAGATGCCTGACGGCGGCTGGCCCCTTCATGATCACGACGGCCCTGTTAACATCAGTGCCTCCGTAAAAGCCTATATGGCTCTTAAGGTACTTGGCGATGACAAAGAAGCTGAGCACATGGTGCGTGCCCGTCAGATAATCCTTGCTAAAGGCGGCGCGGAAACCGCAAATGTTTTCACACGCATCTGCCTTGCAACCTTCGGACAGCTTCCATGGCACTGCCCTCCGGCTATGCCCATTGAAATTGTGCTGTTGCCAAAATGGTTCTTCTTCCATTTGACCAAAGTTTCCTACTGGTCAAGATCGGTTATTTATCCATTGCTTATTATTTACGCAAAAAAACCTGTATGCAATCTGCGCCCGGAAGAATCAGTCCCTGAACTTTTCTGCAAGCCACAGGAAGAATTAATTTATATCGACAGATATAGAGATAAGGCACTGCGGAAGAATCTCTTTATCCTGCTTGATAGAGTGATGAAAAGGACAATACATTTAATACCGGAATCCATTCACAACAAAGCCCTTAAATACGCTGAGAACTGGACCCGTGATCACATGGCCGGACGCGGTGGTATAGGTGCAATTTTCCCAGCAATGGCAAATGCCGTAACAGCTATGAGCCTGCTCGGTTATGATGAGTCAGACCCGGATTACGCACGCGGCCTGCAAGCCGTTGATGACCTCATGGTAGACAGATTTAATGTAAGTGAAGAATCCCCTTGGGAATTCACAGTCGTAACAGGAGGCCGTGAACTTTCCGCAGCGCCCGAACTTGACATTTCTCCGAACAAAGGGACTGCCGAGAATCTGGAGCAGTGCATGTGCCAGCCTTGCAACTCACCTATATGGGACACTTGCTTGACTCTTTCCGCCATAGTCGAGGCCGGAGAAGACATAGACAGCAAACTGGTTCAGAGCACAATTAAATGGTTGTTCGACCAGCAGATATTCTTCAAAGGTGACTGGATTTCTAAAGCTCCAAGCCTTGAAGGCGGCGGATGGGCTTTCCAGTTCGAAAATACTTTCTACCCGGATCTGGACGACACAGCTATGGTCCTGATGGCGATGGCTCGTGCCGGAGTTCTGGAAATGGAAGAACATCGCGAAAATTTCATTAAATCTGTAAACTGGCTCATCGGAATGCAGTGCACAGGCGGCGGTTACGCGGCGTTTGATATTGATAACGACGCTCTTTACCTGAATGACATTCCATTTGCCGATCACGGAGCACTGCTTGATCCGCCTACATCCGACCTGACAGCTCGCGTACTCGAACTGCTCGGAGTTATCGGATACGATAAAAGCTTCCGTCCGATTAAAGAAGGAATTGAGTTTCTAAAAAAAGAACAGGAAGACGACGGTTCATGGTTCGGACGCTGGGGAGTTAACTACATATACGGAACTTGGTCTGTCCTTTGCGGACTGCGTCAGGTCGGTGAAGATATGAACTCTTCATATGTCTGCAAGGCTGTTGAATGGTTTGAAAATCACCAGAATAAAGATGGTGGATGGGGTGAAACCTGCCTAAGCTACAATGATCCCCGCTATGCAGGGATGGGCGAATCAACACCATCGCAGACATCATGGGCCCTGCTTGGGCTGATGGCTGCACATAAAGTAAATAGCAAAGCCGTAAGTAAAGGTATCCGCTACCTGCTCGACACCCAGAAAGACGACGGTAGCTGGGATGAAAAATATTTCACAGGTACCGGCTTTCCTAAAGTATTTTACCTGCGTTACCACGGATACAGCCAGTACTTCCCCATGTGGGCATTAGGTGTATACGAACGATTCTCGGCCGGAGAAGATACTCAGCAAATACTGATGCGTCTCTCATCCCCCTTGGATCTCGGCAAAAAGTGGTAG
- the rplT gene encoding 50S ribosomal protein L20 — protein MRIKRGMAAKKRHKKYLKMAKGFRGSGSTLYRTARERVERSLCMAYVGRKVRKREMRKLWIQRINAAARLNDMSYSRFINGLSKAGIELNRKILADLAVSDTVAFAKIAELARAQVS, from the coding sequence ATGAGAATTAAACGTGGTATGGCTGCTAAGAAGCGGCACAAAAAATATTTAAAGATGGCCAAAGGTTTTCGTGGTTCCGGTAGCACTCTGTACCGTACCGCTAGAGAACGTGTAGAACGTTCGCTTTGCATGGCTTACGTCGGACGTAAAGTTCGTAAACGTGAAATGCGGAAACTTTGGATTCAGCGTATTAATGCCGCCGCTCGCTTGAATGATATGTCTTACAGTCGTTTCATCAATGGCCTTTCCAAGGCCGGTATTGAACTCAACCGTAAGATTCTGGCTGACCTGGCCGTAAGCGACACTGTTGCTTTCGCCAAGATCGCTGAGCTAGCTAGAGCACAGGTAAGCTAA